In one window of Dyella thiooxydans DNA:
- a CDS encoding NUDIX hydrolase gives MQRFQHSPDEATSPATFLAFLDSSPEVFRREHAPGHFTGSAWLVSGDGGRVLLTHHRKLGRWLQLGGHADGDRDLARVALREAREESGLGDLVVEPAIFDLDRHWIPTRGEEPGHWHYDVRYVVRATGSEDFVVSAESLALAWRPIADLLDDPGTDVSLRRMARRWWQRVASD, from the coding sequence TTGCAGCGATTCCAGCACTCGCCGGACGAGGCCACGTCGCCCGCCACGTTCCTCGCTTTCCTCGACTCGTCGCCGGAGGTGTTCCGGCGCGAACATGCCCCGGGACACTTCACCGGCTCGGCGTGGCTGGTCAGTGGCGACGGTGGACGCGTGCTGCTGACCCATCACCGCAAGCTCGGTCGCTGGCTGCAGTTGGGCGGGCACGCCGATGGCGATCGCGACCTCGCACGTGTTGCACTGCGAGAGGCCAGAGAGGAGTCGGGGCTGGGCGACCTAGTGGTAGAGCCGGCGATCTTCGACCTCGACCGGCACTGGATCCCGACGCGGGGCGAGGAGCCGGGACACTGGCACTACGACGTGCGCTACGTCGTCCGTGCCACCGGCAGCGAGGACTTCGTGGTGAGCGCGGAATCGCTGGCGCTGGCCTGGCGGCCCATCGCCGACCTGCTGGACGATCCCGGCACCGATGTCTCGCTGCGGCGGATGGCCCGGCGATGGTGGCAGCGGGTGGCGTCGGACTGA
- a CDS encoding 3-hydroxyanthranilate 3,4-dioxygenase yields the protein MTLLPPINLQRWIDEHRHLLRPPVGNKCIVDGDFIVMIVGGPNARTDYHYDEGPEFFYQLEGEMVLKVQDADGARDIPIRAGELFYLPPRVPHSPQRFADSVGLVIERKRVAGERDGLMWFCPNCNHKLFEEHFVLESIERDLPPVFDRFYRSLEARTCSRCGTVHPAPTTEAD from the coding sequence ATGACTCTGTTGCCACCGATCAACCTGCAGCGCTGGATCGACGAGCACCGCCACCTGCTCCGACCGCCGGTGGGCAACAAGTGTATCGTCGACGGTGACTTCATCGTGATGATCGTCGGCGGGCCGAATGCGCGCACCGACTACCACTACGACGAAGGCCCGGAATTCTTCTACCAGCTCGAGGGCGAGATGGTGCTGAAGGTGCAGGATGCCGACGGCGCGCGCGACATCCCGATCCGCGCCGGCGAGCTGTTCTACCTGCCCCCGCGCGTGCCGCACTCGCCGCAGCGGTTTGCCGATTCGGTGGGACTGGTGATCGAACGCAAACGCGTCGCCGGCGAGCGCGACGGTCTGATGTGGTTCTGCCCCAACTGCAATCACAAGCTGTTCGAGGAGCACTTCGTCCTCGAGAGCATCGAACGCGACCTGCCGCCGGTGTTCGACCGCTTCTACCGGTCGCTCGAAGCGCGCACCTGCTCGCGCTGCGGCACGGTACACCCGGCACCCACCACCGAAGCGGACTGA
- the parE gene encoding DNA topoisomerase IV subunit B, producing MSSRYNAADIEVLSGLDPVKRRPGMYTDTSRPNHLAQEVIDNSVDEALAGHARNIEVVLHVDGSVEVTDDGRGMPVDIHPEEGVPGVELILTRLHAGGKFSGKNYNFSGGLHGVGVSVVNALSQRVEVTIRRDGSEYRMAFEHGDRVSELEVIGSVPKKKTGTTVHFWADPKYFDSPKISVSRLKHLLRAKAVLCAGLNVTLVDEASGETTQWHYEDGLSDYLRGELEGAEALPAELFVHHVARDTEGLDVALTWVPEGELVQESYVNLIPTAQGGTHVNGLRTGLTNAIREFCDIRNLLPRGVKLAPEDVWERLAFVLSAKLLDPQFAGQTKERLSSRQAAALVENVIHDAFSLWLNQHVDLGERIAQLAIERASARLKAAKQVVRKKIVQGPALPGKLADCTSTDLSRTELFLVEGDSAGGSAKQARDKEFQAILPLRGKILNTWEVESTSVLASEEVHNLAVAIGCDPGKDDLSGLRYGKVVILADADSDGLHIATLLSALFLRHFPALVREGHVFVAMPPLFRVDVGKQVFYCLDEGEKQAMLDRIEREKMKGAVSTTRFKGLGEMNPAQLRESTIHPDTRRLVQLTVEDGDATAQVMDLLLGKKRAGDRKSWLEEKGDLATLEV from the coding sequence ATGAGCAGTCGCTACAACGCCGCCGATATCGAAGTCCTCTCCGGCCTGGATCCGGTCAAGCGCCGCCCCGGCATGTACACCGACACCTCGCGTCCGAACCATCTGGCGCAGGAAGTCATCGACAACTCGGTGGACGAGGCCCTCGCCGGCCACGCCAGGAACATCGAGGTGGTGCTGCACGTCGACGGCTCGGTCGAGGTCACCGACGACGGCCGCGGCATGCCGGTGGACATCCACCCGGAAGAAGGCGTGCCGGGTGTCGAGCTGATCCTCACCCGCCTGCATGCGGGCGGCAAGTTCAGCGGCAAGAACTACAACTTCTCCGGCGGCCTGCACGGCGTCGGCGTCTCGGTGGTGAATGCGCTGTCGCAACGTGTGGAGGTGACCATCCGCCGAGACGGCAGCGAATACCGCATGGCATTCGAGCACGGTGACCGGGTCAGCGAGCTGGAGGTGATCGGCTCGGTGCCGAAGAAGAAGACCGGCACCACCGTGCACTTCTGGGCCGACCCGAAATACTTCGACTCGCCGAAGATCTCGGTCTCCAGGCTCAAGCACCTGCTGCGCGCCAAGGCCGTGCTGTGCGCCGGCCTCAACGTCACCCTGGTCGACGAGGCCAGCGGCGAGACCACCCAGTGGCACTACGAGGACGGCCTGAGCGACTACCTGCGCGGCGAGCTCGAAGGCGCCGAGGCGCTGCCGGCCGAGCTGTTCGTGCACCACGTGGCGCGCGACACCGAAGGCCTGGACGTGGCCCTGACCTGGGTGCCGGAAGGCGAGCTGGTGCAGGAAAGCTACGTCAACCTGATCCCCACCGCGCAGGGCGGCACCCACGTCAACGGCCTGCGCACCGGCCTGACCAACGCCATCCGCGAGTTCTGCGACATCCGCAACCTGCTGCCGCGCGGCGTCAAGCTGGCGCCGGAAGACGTGTGGGAGCGGCTGGCCTTCGTGCTCAGCGCCAAGCTGCTCGATCCGCAGTTCGCCGGCCAGACCAAGGAGCGCCTGTCTTCGCGTCAGGCCGCCGCGCTGGTGGAGAATGTGATCCACGATGCCTTCAGCCTGTGGCTGAACCAGCACGTCGACCTCGGCGAGAGGATCGCCCAGCTCGCCATCGAGCGCGCAAGCGCGCGCCTGAAGGCGGCCAAGCAGGTGGTGCGCAAGAAGATCGTGCAGGGCCCCGCCCTGCCCGGCAAGCTGGCCGACTGTACCTCCACCGATCTTTCGCGCACCGAGCTGTTCCTGGTCGAGGGCGATTCGGCCGGCGGCTCGGCCAAGCAGGCGCGCGACAAGGAATTCCAGGCGATCCTGCCGCTGCGCGGCAAGATCCTGAACACCTGGGAGGTCGAGTCGACCTCGGTGCTCGCTTCCGAAGAAGTGCACAACCTGGCCGTGGCGATCGGCTGCGATCCCGGCAAGGACGACCTCTCCGGCCTGCGCTACGGCAAGGTGGTGATCCTCGCCGACGCGGATTCCGACGGCCTGCATATCGCCACCTTGCTGTCGGCACTGTTCCTGAGGCACTTCCCCGCCCTGGTGCGCGAGGGCCACGTGTTCGTGGCGATGCCGCCGCTGTTCCGCGTCGACGTGGGCAAGCAGGTGTTCTACTGCCTCGACGAGGGCGAGAAGCAGGCGATGCTCGACCGCATCGAACGCGAGAAGATGAAGGGCGCGGTCAGCACCACCCGCTTCAAGGGCCTGGGCGAGATGAACCCGGCGCAGCTGCGCGAGTCGACCATCCACCCGGACACCCGCCGCCTGGTCCAGCTCACCGTCGAGGACGGCGACGCCACCGCCCAGGTGATGGACCTGCTGCTGGGCAAGAAGCGCGCGGGCGACCGCAAGTCCTGGCTGGAAGAGAAAGGCGATCTCGCCACGCTCGAGGTCTGA
- a CDS encoding aminopeptidase P family protein yields MARMSRPSSDKLSALRQAMRANGIAACLAPTADPHLSEYLPGHWAAREWLSGFTGSAGVLLVTGDHAGLWTDSRYFSQAEQQLAGSAITLMKQKVAHAPEHLTWLQQHLHRGDVVAVAGDSLSVAGQRQIARLLDEAGVALRTDLDLPAAIWADRPALPRAQVFEHALAWAHTPRSDKLGRVRTAMRKLGATHHLVSSLDDIAWLTNLRGSDVECNPVFLAHLLVEVDGHATLFVDRGKLSDTLVAALAHDDIRIADYATVTGALGELRAGHTLLLDPAKVVCAIASAVPATASRIEAANPSTAMKARKSEAELEHIRDTMRRDGAALVRAFRRLEERLAAGMTQTELDVDALVREERGAQPNFIGESFATIAGYQANGALPHYRATPEHHSTLARKGLLLVDSGGQYLGGTTDITRMLALGETSAEQRRDATLVMKGMIALSRARFPRGASGPQLDALARAPLWAAGMDYGHGTGHGVGYFLNVHEGPQGIRPPVAGGALVALEPGMITSIEPGLYKPARHGIRHENLAVVVEAEQTEFGDFLAFETLTLCPFDRRALEPHLLNPEERAWLDDYHATVRAALAPLLDDADLAWLERHCAPL; encoded by the coding sequence ATGGCGCGCATGTCCAGACCCTCTTCCGACAAGCTGTCCGCCCTGCGCCAGGCGATGCGCGCCAACGGCATCGCCGCCTGCCTCGCTCCCACCGCCGACCCCCATCTTTCCGAGTATCTGCCCGGACATTGGGCTGCTCGCGAATGGCTGTCCGGCTTCACCGGTTCGGCCGGCGTATTGCTGGTCACCGGCGATCACGCCGGCCTGTGGACCGACTCGCGCTACTTCTCGCAGGCCGAACAGCAACTGGCCGGAAGCGCCATCACACTGATGAAGCAGAAGGTGGCCCATGCCCCGGAACACCTGACCTGGCTGCAGCAGCACCTGCATCGGGGCGACGTGGTCGCCGTGGCGGGCGACAGCCTCTCCGTGGCGGGCCAGCGGCAGATCGCGCGCCTGCTCGACGAGGCCGGCGTGGCCCTGCGCACCGATCTGGATCTCCCGGCCGCCATCTGGGCTGATCGCCCGGCCCTGCCCCGAGCCCAGGTGTTCGAGCATGCGCTGGCTTGGGCCCACACCCCGCGAAGCGACAAGCTCGGACGTGTGCGCACCGCGATGCGCAAACTGGGCGCCACGCATCACCTGGTGTCCAGCCTGGACGACATCGCCTGGCTGACCAACCTCCGCGGTAGCGACGTGGAGTGCAATCCGGTGTTTCTCGCCCACCTGTTGGTGGAGGTCGACGGCCACGCGACACTCTTCGTCGACCGCGGCAAGCTGAGCGACACCCTGGTGGCGGCGCTTGCCCACGACGACATCCGCATCGCCGACTACGCCACCGTGACCGGTGCGCTGGGCGAACTTCGTGCCGGGCACACGCTCCTGCTGGACCCGGCCAAGGTCGTTTGCGCCATCGCCAGCGCGGTGCCGGCGACAGCCAGCCGGATCGAGGCGGCCAATCCCTCGACGGCCATGAAGGCGCGCAAGAGCGAAGCCGAACTGGAACACATCCGCGACACCATGCGACGCGATGGCGCCGCGCTGGTCCGCGCCTTCCGTCGGCTCGAGGAGCGCCTCGCCGCCGGCATGACCCAGACCGAGCTGGACGTCGATGCATTGGTCCGCGAGGAGCGCGGCGCCCAGCCGAACTTCATCGGCGAGAGCTTCGCCACCATCGCCGGCTATCAGGCCAACGGCGCCCTGCCGCATTACCGTGCCACGCCGGAACACCACAGCACGCTGGCCCGCAAAGGCCTGCTGCTGGTGGACTCGGGCGGCCAGTATCTCGGAGGCACCACCGACATCACCCGGATGCTGGCACTGGGCGAGACCTCGGCCGAACAGCGCCGCGACGCCACACTGGTGATGAAGGGCATGATCGCGCTGTCCCGAGCCCGGTTTCCGAGGGGTGCCAGCGGTCCGCAACTCGACGCGCTCGCCCGTGCCCCCCTATGGGCTGCCGGCATGGACTACGGCCACGGCACCGGCCACGGCGTGGGCTACTTCCTCAACGTGCATGAGGGGCCGCAAGGCATCCGCCCGCCCGTCGCCGGCGGCGCGCTGGTCGCGCTCGAGCCGGGCATGATCACCTCGATCGAGCCCGGCCTGTACAAGCCCGCGCGCCACGGCATCCGCCACGAGAACCTGGCCGTGGTGGTCGAAGCCGAGCAGACCGAATTCGGCGACTTCCTTGCCTTCGAGACGCTCACCCTGTGCCCGTTCGACCGTCGCGCGCTGGAGCCGCACCTGCTCAACCCGGAGGAGCGCGCCTGGCTGGACGACTACCACGCCACGGTGCGCGCCGCGCTGGCCCCACTGCTGGACGACGCCGACCTGGCCTGGCTGGAACGCCACTGCGCGCCACTCTGA